The Solanum dulcamara chromosome 6, daSolDulc1.2, whole genome shotgun sequence genome contains the following window.
GAAACCCCTTTAAATACGAGTCTAATTACAGCACTTCCAAAAAGTCTAATTCCGACGACAACAGTACTGTTCACTATCTTCGTTCTACTGCTGTTCACTACCTTCGTTCTACCGAAATGGCTTCAATGCCGCCGGTGGAGCTTTCAAAGCCACCGGATGACTCCCAAAACAAGAGGAGTCTCAATAAGAACATAACCCAACAAACATCATCTTCTAATTCAGCCCATATTTCCTCGAATATGCAAAACGAAATTGAAATCGCAGTAGTAATTTCGAGTGAAGCTGAATTGATGCAATCTACTATTCACATCACTGAAGAACTGATTCGATCTCAAAATCGACCTACCTCCGGCGACATTCGAATCGATTTGAGTACTGGGGTTTGTTCTCCACGTCAAGGCGCTCCCACCACCAAAAACTCAGACCAAATGACCAGCGATAAAGTGGTGGAACAAACTTCCGACGACGACAATGGAGCTCCGGCAAACTTTTCAGGCAACCACCAATGCCAAGAGGTGGACTTCAATGAACCAAACAACCCCCACCATGCATTTTCCCTCTAATCTCAACTCAACAATTCGAATATCAAAAAGAATGCTACTGGAGCCAAAACTGTTGAAAATAGCTGCGACAATTCATTGAATGGCAAGCTGCAAACTGCTGTGTTGGACTTTGGCCGCAATGAGATTAATGGAATCAGCTCGTCTAATTTCTCCTTTGGTGTAACACCTCATGGTACCTTGTTAGATGGCCAAACTAATGACAAGAACAAGGAATCCTACGCCAATGAGGGTGATAACTTAGTGAACCAACATCAGCACAGAGTTGATGTAAATGCAATTCAGCCACAACTGCAAAGAGGAGGAACAACTGCAGGTAATTCTGATCCCTCTAACATGCTCAATTCTGCTGCTAATATGTTGAAATCCAGTGGAGTTGCAAATGAGCACCCTGGTACTACTGTAATCAACTCAGTGCAGGGCACAAATCATGACACTATCCAGATTGATAACAACCTTGAACCTATACCCAAAGTGTCTAAAAGAATGGAACTTCTGTAAGGCCATCACCAGCAGATTCAAAAACCCATCCATGTCCAAAATAACTATCCTAAAGTGTCTAACAACTTTGACAGACTGGTTCTAGCAACCAAATCAGTCCCTAACCAAATGATAATAACAACCGAAACACACAAAAGAATCAGTTCCCCAATATGAAGGACCTGGTCCCTCAACCTGCACCTTATACTGTTATCCAAACTTTTGCTACCAAACTTAGACTTAACCAAGCAAAGAATGAAGTTCCTATTGAACCGACCACCCCTAAATTCACTACCAAGCAAGGACTACCTGCTGTGATCTTCAATAGAGAGGATTTTATGGTTAAATTGGCTGCAAGATGTAAGTACACTCTAGTGGGCAAGTTCAGCAAACCCATGCCAAAATTGAGTTAATTAGAAGGAGCTTTATTCTTCAGTCTCAACTTTCAGGAGGGGTTAAGATAGCACATTTTAATGCTAGACATGTTTACATTGACTTGGATAATGAGTTGGACTACATCACTGTGTGGACTAAACAAAGAATGACTATAGAAGGCCAACTTATGAGAATCCAAACATGGACCCCTACTTTCAGACCTAAAGAAGAAATACCTATAGTGCCTATTTGGGTAGCTTTACCTGAACTGCCCTGGCATTGCTACAACAAGGAGTTTGTGACTGCTCTCTTAGCCCCTATAGCGAAAGTGCTCTACCTAGATACTGCCTCTATTCAAAAGACAAGGGGAAGTATAGCTAAGGTGAGGTTGCAGGTGAACCTTACTAAAGAAAAGCCATCACATGTGTGGATGGGGTATGATGAAGAGGACATCACTTTAGGGAGATGGCAAACAATTCAATATGAAAAATGTCCCTGAATATTGCATGTATTGCAAACACTAGGGACACATGATACATGTATGTACTGTTCAAAAGAGGGATGAGGagcagaaaaaaagaaaagaattagaAGATGCTAAGAAGAACAAAAACAAAGGAGAAATGGAGACCAAAGATCAAGAAGAAGCACAAACTACTAATGTGCAACTGAAGAACAATGCCTCCACATTTAGTCCTAAGGCACAACCACAAGTTGCTGCTGATAGTAAGGATTAAGATGGGTGGCAAACTCAAAGGAAAAAGCAAAATAAGGGACCCAACAATGTTCAGCAAAACCAAGGTCCTAGACCCACAGGAACACAAGAAACAACCAAAGATGTTCAAATACAACAGAAACATACTTTGTCAGGTAATAATTCTAATCCCATTATTAATTCTAAGATTTATGTTGATCTTGATATACAAGATCAACCCACCAACAAAGctgcaggggaacaaattagcAAAAGGAATTCTTCCATGTGGAAGCAACCAACAAACCAAGACAATATCAATCATCAAGgaccaggtattgacttaagACTCCCAAAGACCCTTTCCCATTATATTCAATGCACAGGTGATGATATAAGGaccccaggtattgactcaatgctcccaaccCTCCTGCATCCCATACGTCTGATGCTGTTGACTTAAGACTCCCAAAGACCCTTTCCCCTTATATTCAATGCACAGGTGATGATATAAGGACCTCGgatattgactcaatgctcccaaacCCCCTATCTTATATCTCTATTGCTGTTGATTCAAAAACTGTtggaggtttggaaggaaatgTAAAGGAGACCCTCGCTAACTTGCAGGATGGGGTGACCAAAAGGGGTGGGAATCTCTCTCATGTTATGCATGAGAACCCAAACACTCACCTTAGAGCCCCTGCTACCACTGAATACACTAATCAACACCTTATTCTAACTTATGACTTATTTTTGTCTTGTTGGCTTAAAAAAAGTGCTTAAAAGCACTTCTTTATTTTATCCAAAAACTACAAAAGTACGTCAAAGCTATTTGGCTTAAAAtcacttaaaataagtcaatccaaacaggctataaGAAAGAAGGGAATATGAATCCCCCTGAGATTAGACATTAGATCAATAAAACCACTCAAATTAGATAATTCTACCATAAgcaaaacaaattttaaaatcaaaactgACGGCACTTCATAAATTTTGGTCACCATCTGATCTCACTAGACACTAAAAGATGAAGCCATAAGAATTGCAAAAGAACACTTGTTCAATAGCCCACAGCCATCAAAAAGATAAGTTCAATACAATGTATTGAGAAATGGTTGTATTTTTCTCTGTCAAAAGCAGTGGTTTAAAGGTGACAGCTATTACATCCAATGAAGGTGGACAGAAAAAAACATCACTCCCAACAAAAAAGGTTCAACCAGGCTGATCAGCCAGCATCTGGTATCATTTGCTATAGCAACATGCTGGGACCATTTTCTAGGCACAAATTTAAATCTTATATTGGTTTATCTTTCTTAAACAGTTGAACCTACAGTTTCATCATTCTTTTCTCAAACTTAAATTGTTTATTcaatatcaaaaatcaaaatcagcTGCTTCCATTTTCAGGAAATACAATACATATGTCAGAAATGAAGCCTtcataaatttattaattaagatCACAAAGTCAGAGTTGTTCTGTACAAGATGTTTGGGCACAATAACAGAAAAGTACGCCCACAGCTCCTGAAGAAAGCTAAGCAATTCAAGAAACGTACCCATACAATATACATCTTCTTGACATGGTCCAAAAGGCCAATATATGTAAGCATTTTTTTCAGAACATGTGCTGCACATTTTTTGCTCTTAAAAAATGTGATGTTCAATTCTtccatagaaaaaaaaaaggaagccTACTAATAGAGTTGAATTATATGTATGTCCTTAGTATCTCTTGATGtttcaaaaaaaacaaaacgAATGTCCTTAGTGTCTCCATCATTAGAACAGCGTGTTAAACTTGGTCCACATGAAGCTGCATCAGACAGTTCCTACGGCAATGTATGGAAGATGTCATGAATTGTCCCATGGAGAAAAACAATGGTGTTACTAATATGTTCAAGTAGTGttggaaatatatttaaaaaattatacataaGAAATATACAAAGTTTCATCTCTATCTCAGCAACAAATTCAACAAAAGAAGAGGTAGATTTGAGTAACTTTATTCCATACCCACACAACATTTTCATGAATTAGGAAAATCACGAAAATGTTTTGAGAAGATAAAACAATCTGCCAGCAGCGCAACTACCAAGACCCATAAAGTAGAGAGAGAATATAAACTGGAAGAAATGAGTTAAAAATCTACCACAAAATCAGCTCATAGTACGTCTTCGCCATCACCCTCAGGCAGTTGTAACGGTCCCTTAAAACCACTCTGGTTTTCACCAAGAAGCTCACGGGcagctttctcaagaaactccTGGGTAGCAGTTCGGACAGATTGCTGCTCAGGATACTTCCTCTTCTTATGAACAACTCTTTCCAGATACTTAATCCTAGGCCCGTCACCTTTACTGATTTCTCTCATGTTTTTCCTCTGCTCTGCAAGACAGACTTGTTTTAAGACAAACCAAACACAATGGAACTTGCTCACATCTAGAAAGTAGTTTAGCAGTTACCAGGTGTAAGATCAGGCAACGAATGCTCAATAAATCGAGTCGCACCTTGCGGATTTATCCTTGCTGATGGTCGCAATGGTGCTTAAGGGACAAATTGAGAATAGTCAGTATTCAACATTTGTCATTGATATATCATATGGAAACAAATCAAGCTTTCTAAACAGCACATCTTCAACAATAACTATTATATGCTGAACAAACAGAAATCATTTCAATCTCTACTGCAACACCTGTTCTTCAAAATCAAGAAGATGAAGTGACCATCATGTTATGGGAGGCAAACATGatacttttctcttttttacTGATAAGAACAATGGTATCATTTACTTTTTAGCCTTTCTGTCACAACTTCTTTATCTATTCCATTACCACCCAAAATTTTATAGAAAGAATCAAACTTACCTTTATTCAAGTCCATCAATTCCTGCAGTTTCTCTTGGAACAAGCTCAGACGTTCCTATATTAATTAACAGAACCACAAAATCATAGAGGAAAGTTAGACAATAAATTTAAGACTTACACCAAACCAACCAATTAAGCAATCACAACCAATAGAACACCATAGAATAGCAAAAGAAGAATCTCCAAGAAGAACACATACAAACTCTAATTTGACAGAATGTTCATCTGGGTTGATCCCTTTACATCTAAGCCTCACTGTAACCAATCAAAAAAACAATATTTACTAATACAAACAACACCAACATCTCAAAATTCACacccaaaaagagaaaaagagtaaaaaaaattacatgcaAAGAGTGTTGTTGTAGCTTTAGCTAGCAAAATCAAAGATTGAGCTTGTTGTAGAGGACCCATCTCGGGAAAAACATCAGCGCCATAAAGAGACAGGAATTCATCTACATTACTACTCAAATCGTCAATGTTTTTCGAGGTTCTTTTCACTGCTTCCCTCACTGAATCTGGTATTGCTTTACTATTACTAGTACTACTACTACCAATATCTTTCTCAATTACTCTTTCCATATCACTCttcacccaaaaaaaaattgcagAAAATTGAATGGGAGAAGAGAAGCAACAAGGGTTTTCGGTGCTGAACTCAGAGGCTTTTGAGGGAACTCGTGACTTTTTGTGGGTAATCTAAGGGCCGCTCAAGAGTTCAACAATCAATGGCCCAAAAATGTCTTTTCAAACTATTTGAAAGGGTCAATTTTACCCTTTGTTATGTTTTCGGAAAAATGACcttattgttatattttttttgacaaatacAAAATGTCTTGTACCTAGTTAAATAGCTTTAAAATATCCTTTCTATTAATGATTGATTTAAAACAAgtgaaaaatgaattaattctgtTCTTGAACTATTCAAAATGAGACAGTTTGGCCCTTCATTTAAATGTCACGCCTTAACTTAGTAACGCGATTGACACTGAATGCCAATTTAAACCTGAGTCGACCCTCATTGAATAAGTAAGTTACTATTATAAAACTAAtcacaaaatcaaaaaattaacaAGTATATATCACCTTAAAATACACTCTCGACCAGCAAGGCCCCTGTCAACATACATGTAATAAGCTCGGCTAATTTCAATAATTCATATAGAACAGGAACTAAATCATGTGCATACTGTCGAGGCCATCATATTGTCTATAATCAAGTAACACTATGTGAGGCATCGAGGCCACCataatatcaagaaacttctaaaCTCAACACACTATACAATAGTAGAAGACTCTACAAGCACATATGTGCTTCATGGA
Protein-coding sequences here:
- the LOC129891316 gene encoding uncharacterized protein LOC129891316, giving the protein MERVIEKDIGSSSTSNSKAIPDSVREAVKRTSKNIDDLSSNVDEFLSLYGADVFPEMGPLQQAQSLILLAKATTTLFALRLRCKGINPDEHSVKLEFERLSLFQEKLQELMDLNKAPLRPSARINPQGATRFIEHSLPDLTPEQRKNMREISKGDGPRIKYLERVVHKKRKYPEQQSVRTATQEFLEKAARELLGENQSGFKGPLQLPEGDGEDVL